The Toxorhynchites rutilus septentrionalis strain SRP chromosome 1, ASM2978413v1, whole genome shotgun sequence genome contains the following window.
cagctttgccagctaactcgatcacttcggcggccgaaactatataacgccggctaggtggactggtgcactggtactaacgcgctcggcctagctacccttgcgaggaactccagaccaacacggttcgagcgggattttgcctttcccttcacttttcctcctttgccatgtccagacatggttgcttgggttggtttgttgatgtgttgtgatgcgaaccgatgtgatgtacggtttgaatgagaatgatcgttacggaaggaaggaaggtattgtattatagagactttaaacttttgcagttcattcgtctctagccttgagaaaggccctttgaaaactctacgcTACTCTACTCcaacgctaccacctccaccctcttgccttgagaaaggcactcgatccctcgccgtccagctcgtccagcaacgatgttgtccagtcggtgtccacacaaagaatgatcgttactgcagcggagcgaggatttttaaactgactggctggctcgagaattacgcatgtgtgagactgcgaccaatgtttcgttcattttttttctttttcctttccaatcgtgcttcattctatttcgctgctgctctggttgcccgttttggtcggtacgatttgaggagcacaaaatggaccaatcaaaaatgggcacatagtgcattttgacaatgcttgatatttcacaattattcaattatttatctcaagaaaaatgaaatgttattcattatgatagatgcgtagatatatttcctatcaattgatgcaaaaacctttgcgatctattgagaaatgctcgagttataagcgttccaaatcttgcatttttttctacttgttcagtgcctagatttccatttcaccccctatatcttccggttagacgtagtcctacgtcaaaaggaaaagaagaagaacgaaggggaatatttacctagagtataaacagtggatctcgctgaggtaaactttcattcttcgtagaaaaatcgactgaacatcgttgctgggtgagctggacggcgagggatcgaatgcctttctcaaggcaatggggatgGAGAAGTAATATTATGGATTAAGTAAAGtattccaagggcctttttgaaggttagagacgaatgaactgaagaagtttaaagtctcaagcaaggaaggaaggcaaactttcagtatcgttctgtatttaaagcaatgaatatcgcttgttctttctCGTTTTGCGTCAGCACATGTCAcatgtggacgcgaccaaattattcactgtgtgtatatttagttgcttcaagccatcggtatatggatatttgtgtatATGGATAATCGCCTAATTCTTTAATGCTATTATTGACTACTGTTTCTTTCAATCAGATTTTGCTCCAGTTTTGCcatgtagtttgataaacgaggtccCCTTTCACACTCCTTGTCAGGGTTGCGTTTCATATTACTGAACTTTTCCAGTTTTTAATTCTCGattcagtcaaacagttaaatccttAAAGCTTCCAttattttcaggtagaatgaacacgttttttaaattaaaattatgaatgaaaattaatacaCAGAAGTgtgtatcaaattagtactctatttaaataaaaaacacttttcgaaATGATaagccaaaaaattaaaaaaaaaaaagattgcgtagtgcTACATCTTaagcggtcgtatctcggatacaactcctcgattttttttcctctacttAAGAGAGACCTTAAGGGTAATCATTACCTCTCGGACAATGAGGTGAGGGCAGCTATCGCGTcctgtttttcgaaaaatattggcaaccctggtcacgATACACTTGTCACCTTTTTTGAAGAcaataaagtgcgctacacatacaacatccTGTCACCGTAAGGTCAACGTAAACGAATGAAATGTTaaatattctcccatgaaaATCCTATGGTCGccttcacatacaccagcaacggcaactacgacgtcggcaaaataagttcaagagaatagttgacgggacggtgacggcacgctgtatgtgtagcgcacttaaattGGAAGTAGTGCTTCCACACGTCAGCAAAAATCCCTTGATCCAGCGAAGCTGTGTAGATACGGGAGTGTGGTAAAGCCAAAGCTGTAGCACAGCGGCAAAAAACTATTGACCCCTAACATATTTTTCCGTGCCCTCGACTTCGCCCGCAATATTCCTCAACGATCATCCATGCCGTAAAGTCACTGATCCCGTGTTCCTTCGCCACTTTCTCATTGAACGCACTGTATTCGCTCGAATCTTCCTTTTGATGGCAGCGATAACCCTCGAACCTATCGAACCCCGGCGATTGAAATGTCTTTTGGCGACATATGCGCGTTGGACAAATCACGAATACGCTGCCACTTTGTCATGGTACAGCTGTCAAACTAAGGAAATCGGCTTATTTTACCCGCGGCCTATTATGATAGGAATTATAGCTTAGGTGCATGCAAACAAAATCAAAGTATTGTATTGTATGCACAGGTAAAACGGGAACCTTATTTGTACGATGGTGCAAGCATTATCACACAAACACTGAGTTGCGAGGTGCCACTTACCTTATCGCCGCTACCAGAGCCGGTGTATATCGATAGATGATTCTCTCGCGGAAGAGACAAACTAAACAGATGCCCTTTGGTGGAGAAGTCGTTCGTTCCGTTACTCAGTGGACCGTCCTCGATTAACTGTCGATTGTCACTGCTACCGGTGGTGTCATCATCGTCCTCGAGATCCTGCTGGGGTGTCCAGGGTGTCAACCGGATCGCATTCGAAGACCACACGTTGCTCGGGCTCTCATCTACCGGGGAGCTTTCCGGTGAATCACGTTCCTTGCTGGAGCCCAACATCGGTGCTTCCCCAATATCCGGGAGTCCAGCGTCGCCCGATATTCCACTGTCTCCACTTTTGTTGTCCTGCAGTCCCGGGATTGGTTCGCGGTAGATGCGCTCGATTCTATCCTCAGCAGCCTCGACCCCATCCAATGCACGCATCAGCTGTTTCTTCTCCGCAAATGGGAACAGTTCGGTGGAGTCCCGCCCGAAATCATCCTCGGTTGTAAGCAATCGCCACGCTGCGGCTGGGCTGAAGCGCGGAATCTCGAACTGCTTCCGGGGCAACGTTGGACGGAGCTTGAGTGAAATTTCATGATGTTCGGAGTTCACGTCACCCGAATTGGTGCGCATATCCACGTCTGAGGAGGCTGCTGAATCCGATCCcgaggcaaacttcgtcccattCATTAGACTTGCCGCGAAGCGGTCGATGGCATCCAGCTGTGTTCTATCCATTTCCGACTCTTCATGGCCGACTTCGTTGCGGTTCGAGCGCATCATATGGGGCGGTTGCTCGTCATCTGAGTTATCGCGCTCCGAATTGAGCCGACAGGTCTCGATCATCTTAGCCTTGGCTAGAAGATTCGGCGAAATTTTAGGTTCCCTTCGGAGGGAATCGCTTGGTGCGGACATTCCGAAGTAGAAGCTGGTTTTCGGAAGCGGTGGCGGCGGTGGTGGTGGACTGACACAACCATTCTCGCGCTCTGTGTTGTTGTCTTTCGGTTCCATGGAAATCACCAGGCTACCCTTGGATGGTTCAATCTTGATTGTCTGCTTCGTCTCCGATATTTTGCGTGCGTTGCTGGAAGTCTTGCTGGCGGTTTGTTGTGGGGTTGGCTTGATGCTGCTCGCGCTCGGTAGGGGGGTTTTCCTCCGTGTCGCCAGCTGGAGCTCTTTTTGGAAGTCGGTCATGGCAGCGGTCGGGGGTTTCTGTTTTTCGTCCTGTCTCCTTGATTTGACTTTGGGTTCCACGGCTGCAATTCGTGCTTGCTGTTGTTGGGCTTGTTGTTGAGCTTGATCTTTCTCCAGCAGAGTTTTGACAATAGATTTTCGTCGCGAAATCGGAGGCGACATGGTCGGCTTGCTATTTGGCACATGGTTAACGGCGCTGTCACGTTGCGTCCGGTCTCGTTCGAGGACACCAAGGTCGAAGGTTTTTTCCCGTCGGAAAAATGACGTTGGATTCAGCCGGGATTTGCTGGGTTTGTCCAAAGTGCCGGTGTCGAAGTCAGGGTCCTTCCGTACCTGACTTCTGGGTTTATATgtattgctgctgctgttgctactGTTGCCGGTTGGCCCATTGCTTGGAGAGGGATGTTGTATGGGTCCGTTTTTGGCAGAATACTTGGCATCCGAGGCTTCCGGGAGTTTGGTTATGTTGTGATTCTTCTTGGTTTCGGCACGGGTTTTGAACAGTCGAAGCTTCCGCGCCGGATTGTTGCTGTTACTGTCCGACGATGGCAGAGTAGATGACGCGTCGGAATTGGTTTTTCGTAACGGTGAGTACGCGATTATGCGCTGCTTTTCGATGAGGTCTTCTTCGCGCTGAAAAAGAAAGCATTAATTTATTCCAGTGTTAAAGATTGTACTCGAAAAAATTGCAACACTTTCTTTTGTGTATAACCTTTTATTGTATTGGCAAAAACTGATGAAATTTTGGGTGAACAAGTTTAGAGTATAATGTTTACATGAGCAAAATTTCGTCACAATCGAGTGGTTATCGAGATGGCTTCCAAgaagtgcttcgatgaaaaattaTGGGCGCGGTCGTGAAAAATCCAGGCGGGTCCCACAGGAGgatcgcgaaacagttggaAATCGACCATTCGACCGAGTCCGGTGAGGTAAAATCGTTCAAGAAGATCCAGATGACCCAGCGGCGAGCTGGCAGTGGAAGAAAAACCAAGACGACCGATCCCGTGAAGGCAAAAAGAAGAGGGATTACTTCAAAAGGGCCGGATTTCATGTAAGGAGGGCGCCTAACCAAACCGATAAGCAGAATACGGTGGCCAAATCCTTCGCTAGTAAGCTGTACCGGAAGTGGTTGGTGCAGCCGAAATACATCGTGATAGACGACGAGACgtagattaaaaaaaaagtcgccaAGCAGATCCCCGGCCTGGAGTTTTTCGTCGACAAGTCCTGCCTGGATGTTCCGGAGAAGTTCAGAAAGAAGAAGGTCGACAAATTGTGGCAGGCGATCTGAGGGCGCGGCAAAATTAACGACCAAATATATAAAGAAAAATGCCTGCAGGAGTGCCTGCTGCCCTTCCTCCGGTTCCATGAAGGTGACACACTGTTTTGGCCGGATCTCGCATTGTGCCATTATGCGAAATGGATGatagagtggtacgaagccaacgatgGGAAGCAAATCCGCCAAACtcaccagaacttcgcccaatagaaaaatttTGGTGATTATGAAGGGCAAGCTCCGGAAAACATGGAATGTTGGCCTACCTTATTAGGAAAGCGCGCCCACCTTGGAAGGTACAGGTGCTCCCTTGACCgattggttagcgtcataactaacatgccgggtgttcgggttcgattcccgttctggtcgggggaatttttcgtcaaagaaatttcctccgacttgcactgtgatcacgcgtattctagagcttgccactcagaatgcattcaaggcgtgttatttggcatagaaatctcaaataagtactaataaaaatgacgcaagtaatactacgttgagacggcgaagttcctctaggaacgttagtgccattgaagaagaagagaagaagaagaagcccacCTTGGAACTGTAATTACCTTGCTATTAGACAACAACGAGCAAAGCGCTCCTGTGAATGATAACTGATTAATGATATGGCACAATGTGACCAGTGCAACAGATGGCCCCACTACGATTGTGTTGGACTATCGGATGAAGTTGTCAACCATAGCTGGAGCTGTAacaaccaaggcgcctctatatataccaggggTACggctaaaacgtcaaatccctcatattgccagtgtacccaatattgctgcggttcactgacattttggttctatcaattactgttgtttacatctcggtccggttatatagtcgaatagtggctaactttaaactccatgttaaatgtgaacacctccatgtggaaccgaaatatgaaaatcgctcatgcagctagaataaagcagcgcatttttcgattttaatactcgtaaatgatatgttgataaacaaatgacgccatattgattttgattttgggtagcctatattcaattgatgtctaacccctgatatataccaggtgaaagaatcatatgaaatgcgctttcagccatattggaattgctgtcggtattgtttacaaacagctgccggcggctctctacaaactgccacGACGCGTATTCGAACAATGCCTACTAaatatgttcggctttcgccgaagggatgattttgtagaatttcatcctcatccagttcatccactactctcacatgtgaaaatgcaaaaatggcgtatcctagcaataacaaaacaaataacccccgctccacaaaccgtaatccccttcttattgaagtgatgatgttgcttcacctgttatacatttatacaagcgccttggaaACAACTAAAACCGCAACATTGATCCAGCAAACTACGTCAACTCTGAAGAATCAATCAACACCAGAAGCAGGAATAGAAACCTTCTACATCGGTTCAGCAAACCACAGCAACAACAGCTGTTTGTTCATCTTGTGATTCATCGACGTCGCAGAAGCCGTCTGATCCTGTGCTGTCGAAGAAGCCAGAACATATTTTTCAGTCGAGTTCATCTAATGACCAACGAAAACAGAAAATCTTTGTCTCGTCAGTTAAAGGTTAAAGTCAGTTAAAGGAACTTATTCAAGCTCTTTTCTAAGTTTCTTGTTCCAAATTCAGCTATTGAGACTGCAAGAAGAGAAAGATTTTGAGGAACGTCAACACTACGAAGAAGCAGAACTTCGGCGAGTAGCTGCGgagaaacaaaaataattcattGCCAAGAAGTACCCAATTTTGGAAAACTTGGTTAGTGACAAAGGATCTAACCGGAGTTCTGGTTCCGTCATTTCTTGATGTCGGGTAGAAGAATGGGTCGAAACTGCCAGCCATGCGCAGTTTAAAACCGATAAGTATTCATCTGGTCAACAACATGctttggaaatggaaaaggaacaaGAACACTTAATGCAGCAACGTCAACAACAGCTGCGTTGAGAAGCAGAATTTCGACGATACCAACAGAACGATCGTGATGAGCTGCTGCATCAAGAAAAACTTTTACGTGAACAACAAGTaacaaataattttcaatttgaaaatatattgcCTTCCAGACGAATTCCTGTATCACAACCCAACACTCAGGATTCAGTACATGGGCAGTCAGGTCACTTCAGACCGAATACTCTGCTCCGATCAATGCAAATTCAATCCGGATTTCGCCTTTCAAGTTCTCAGATCGCAACACGGCAACCTGTTCCAAGGAACTTCCGGCAATCTGGAAGAATGGCCGATCTTCTTATCCATGCTCAATAGCACTACAGCTATGTGTGGATTTTTGAAAGAAGAGATCTTGGTTCGGTTGCAGAGAAGTTTGTAGGGGGGAAACCTACGAGGCTGTCAAGTGCAAGCTAATGCATCCTGGAAATGTTCGAGGTGTTTTAGGCACACTGAGAATGTTGTATAGTCAACCAGAAGTCATTGTGCATTCTCTAATCAAGAAGATGAGCACATTTCCAGCGATTAGGGAAAACTATCTAGAAACGTTAGTGGATTTCGCGGTGAGCGTGCTACCGTTGAATCATGCGGTTTGGAGGAGTATAACCACAACGTGGATTTGTTCCATCAGCTTGTCGACAAACTATCACCGACCATCAAGCTCAACTGGGCACAACATCGGAAGTCGTTTTCAAAGGTCAACCTAACCACCTTCAGTAAATGGATCTATAATCTAGCAGAAGCGGCAAGCGCTGTGATATTGCCTACTATATCGCTAGAAGCAGAACCTGGACGCAACGATGCTCGACGAAATAAGAAGGGAGATGGTTATTTCAATGTGCACTCTGAGACAACCGACCACATCACTTAAGACGGTAAGCGATTCCACACTAGCAGCTGTTGAGGAGATGTGCTCAGAGTGCAAGGGGAATTGCAAATCCTTAGACAAGTATGAACGATTTCTAGGCTTTCCCAGAGACTCCAGATGGGCGATTTGTCGCATGTGCCTTCATCAATACAGAGGCAACTGTAAGGCTAAACTATGCGGCAAAGTCGGATGCACATACAGACATCACGAGCTACTAGATAACGATCAGAAAGAGAAGACTCAAACTCAAAATGGAAGCCGAGAGTTGGCTCAAGCCGGTACGTCCGGACATGATTGCAAAACACATCAGACAACATCGAGTTCTGTGCTGTTTCGGTATCTCCCGGTAGTGTTGTCAGGTTCTGGAAAATAGATACATACATTTGCGTTTTTGGACGAAGGATCTGCGTTGATGCTGCTCGATCAAGAACTGGGCGATGAGGTGAAACTAGATGGGATCTCCAGTCCACTCTGCCTTCGTTGGACCGGAGGTACTCAACGCCATGAGAAGAATTCTTGTATCATAAAACTTCACGAGTTAATATTGCCGCGTCAAACATTGAATCTCGATGAGCTAGATCTATTGTATCCTCACCTCAAAGGATTGCCAATACCAGTCATATAGAGATACACGTCCACGAATTCTAATTGGAATGAAACATGTTCAGCTATGACATACACTGGAGAGCCGTGAAGAGGAATTGGGTCAACCGATCGCGATAAATACCCGACAAGGGTGGACTGTTTGCGGAGGATTGTGTAAAGAAGAGACACCGAATATGTTTCACTACACTTTTCACGTATGTTCGTGCGGCGATGAATCCGACGAGGACCAGTGGCCAAAGTCAGATGTCCAGAATAAACTCACAGACTCCGAACTTACTGAAAATCCCTTATTTCAACACGTTCTATCAGAACCAGTTGTCTGCGTCATGAACTTTGTTAACAGGAAGCAGTTCGGAAACGTAGTTGCACGTGTACCACAATTCTCAGAGAACCGCAAATCCAAGCAGCGGCAGCAACCAACCAGACCATTTGTCCAAAGTGGATTCCGTACAGTGAAGAAACCGTCCGACGAAGTGCTCTCcaaaatgaagagaaatcgatcaagtcacttacatcccttgcattctgagcccctcaattattaTTTGGCAGGAACATTAAATTCTCTTATTGCACCAACCAACCATCAATAAACCAACTTTGCAAAACCATAGCTGATATATGTTGATTCATTCCCTGAGAGTTTCAAAAATATCCggcttgaaataatttttagtGATCATTTTTGTCAGTTGCATTTTTCTCAAGTACGGTCTTTACACAGCTACATGATACATACTTTTTCCAGGGGCGGAGGCACCGGGGCCTTcttcttgtttttgtttttgatgaTCTTCGACTGGACCGGTTTGGTATTCCGCTGTCCCGATGATCCTGCGCCACCgctaccaccaccaccaccaccgccaCTCGAGTCTTCGTGCGCTTCGTTGCTGCTGATCGAAATTCGTAGATCGGGTTCCGATCCGAAGTGtttcttgttgttgttgagcgAACCCGGTTCGTAGCCCGGTTTTCTCTGGTTGGAGGCGTGTCCCCGGGATCTGCGCGGACTTGCGTTCCCTCTAGGCGAAGAGTCATCGAAGTCGCGCCTTCCCGGGGACATCATGTTGATCTGGGTGCGGGACCGTGTCATCATCATCTGCGGTGGAAGTGAATTCATCACACCGCTCTCCTCTTCCTCGTCGAAGCTGtgatgctgttgctgctgctgatgttgcTGGTATGTGGGCGACGAGATGCTCTTGGATCTCtgcagattattgtttttgctGATGGTTCCTCCCGCGTGCAGGATGTTACCATTGTTTGTCGGGCGAAGTTTCGCAACCCGACCGGGAATGTCCGGTAGAACCTTCATCGGAGGTGGTAAGCTCGGTCCGCTGCTCGTTGACTCCCGGTGACCGGAATCGTGCGTGTGTCGATTGTCGAAGGTTCGATGGGCTCCGCCCGAACCGTTACGGAGATCCCGCTGGTAGGACTCCAGCCATCCTGGGGGAGCTCCGTGGTGACCAGATCGCATCAACTCGTGGTAGCGTTGGTATTGGTGCTGGTGCTGCTGTTGCTGGTGGTGATGATGGTGGTGGTAACCGGTGGTAGGATGGTAGGCTTCATCGTATCCGGGCAACCCGTTCATACTTCCAGAGTTACCCATTTTTGCTCGTTCGTTCAGGAACCTGCTTATTCTTTGTTGAGTGAGGCGTTGTGGAATGTGAATCGGTTTTTTCGGATGGAAAACTGTGGCCGCTCCCGTCACCTCATTGCGTCTgaaagaaatgaagaaaaaggTGGAATTAAAAGCGCGTAATAATATGCAAATGTTGATGCTTCTGTTTTAGGTCTAATAAATGTTATATGAAGTAATAAAgtggaaatgaaaaaaagggaaatgtaaaaatgacacagaaaataaattgaaaatataaaaaatgagaaaatgtgAGAATGTGGATatggaaaaataagaaaaagtaagtgaaaatgtgaaaataataAGATGAAGGATTGAAAAAATGGTGATGAggaatgagaaaatgagaaaaaaagaaaactaaagaagaaaaaaatgaagaaatgcgaaaatgaaaacaaattaaaGATGAGCAAGTAAGGAAATGAgaaaatgagtaaatgagtgaATGAGTAAATgggtaaatgagtaaatgagtaaatgggaAAACGACCAAATGAgtgaatgagtaaatgagtgaatgagtaaatgagtaaatgaataaatgagtaaatgagtaaatgagtaaatgagtaaatgagtaaatgagtaaatgagtaaatgggtaaatgagtaaatgagtaaatgagt
Protein-coding sequences here:
- the LOC129770110 gene encoding uncharacterized protein LOC129770110 — its product is MGNSGSMNGLPGYDEAYHPTTGYHHHHHHQQQQHQHQYQRYHELMRSGHHGAPPGWLESYQRDLRNGSGGAHRTFDNRHTHDSGHRESTSSGPSLPPPMKVLPDIPGRVAKLRPTNNGNILHAGGTISKNNNLQRSKSISSPTYQQHQQQQQHHSFDEEEESGVMNSLPPQMMMTRSRTQINMMSPGRRDFDDSSPRGNASPRRSRGHASNQRKPGYEPGSLNNNKKHFGSEPDLRISISSNEAHEDSSGGGGGGGSGGAGSSGQRNTKPVQSKIIKNKNKKKAPVPPPLEKREEDLIEKQRIIAYSPLRKTNSDASSTLPSSDSNSNNPARKLRLFKTRAETKKNHNITKLPEASDAKYSAKNGPIQHPSPSNGPTGNSSNSSSNTYKPRSQVRKDPDFDTGTLDKPSKSRLNPTSFFRREKTFDLGVLERDRTQRDSAVNHVPNSKPTMSPPISRRKSIVKTLLEKDQAQQQAQQQQARIAAVEPKVKSRRQDEKQKPPTAAMTDFQKELQLATRRKTPLPSASSIKPTPQQTASKTSSNARKISETKQTIKIEPSKGSLVISMEPKDNNTERENGCVSPPPPPPPLPKTSFYFGMSAPSDSLRREPKISPNLLAKAKMIETCRLNSERDNSDDEQPPHMMRSNRNEVGHEESEMDRTQLDAIDRFAASLMNGTKFASGSDSAASSDVDMRTNSGDVNSEHHEISLKLRPTLPRKQFEIPRFSPAAAWRLLTTEDDFGRDSTELFPFAEKKQLMRALDGVEAAEDRIERIYREPIPGLQDNKSGDSGISGDAGLPDIGEAPMLGSSKERDSPESSPVDESPSNVWSSNAIRLTPWTPQQDLEDDDDTTGSSDNRQLIEDGPLSNGTNDFSTKGHLFSLSLPRENHLSIYTGSGSGDKVEKHMFNSLQKLRKSVSDAFTTDADVSPLESGDNWFLSRLESTASITNNAYEKRQLSPTAPKHAPPEAPSSGTKNDDSQPAKPSKHSAIGYLVSGKHMMYLPKEPTRIITNGKNDQNNNNVPDVTPTVKSSNAASEKRKEDKENMQDPIRDEGENFPVKISHRKNHRFTFQSTIRQIEKRRVAEKLSREAEIKEAMRLSELEAMRRVEEEFQKKRAREKASIRHQLRLFSMEETDQPYDGNDEEEVMDSNRRAEQESGSPHQTKTNGMYRKKESTLERSTLLGGQSRRLSQSRGFQGATTSLERKFSSGSAPGNYNHNDHLQLQQLQLPQEEDFNSDDNMNHHINDDDDDDEDSSLSYIDTRTPYISRIIQAKSSKSYSNGLKK